Proteins co-encoded in one Arachis stenosperma cultivar V10309 chromosome 7, arast.V10309.gnm1.PFL2, whole genome shotgun sequence genomic window:
- the LOC130939904 gene encoding aspartate aminotransferase, mitochondrial-like — protein MYSNPSVHGTLIVSTVLGDPKLKNLWLEEVKIGMFCYSWLTSEQANRMTSKFFIYMTCNDRISMAGLNTDNVRYVANPIHEVTKSGSDTFERWFILKTLQHLYLHFL, from the exons ATGTATAGTAATCCATCTGTTCATGGAACACTTATAGTTTCAACTGTTCTTGGTGACCCAAAATTGAAGAATTTATGGCTTGAAGAAGTTAAG ATTGGCATGTTCTGCTATAGTTGGTTGACATCTGAACAAGCTAATCGTATGACGagcaaattttttatttacatgacTTGTAATGATCGAATAAG TATGGCTGGTCTTAATACTGATAATGTTAGATATGTAGCTAATCCTATTCACGAGGTCACAAAATCAG GTAGTGATACCTTTGAGAGGTGGTTCATATTGAAGACTCTTCAGCATTTGTATCTCCATTTTTTGTAG